In Glycine soja cultivar W05 chromosome 10, ASM419377v2, whole genome shotgun sequence, the genomic stretch AACTATTTAAACTCTCAACCAAAACAAGCATTCTTAATATTATGCATGTTTGAGCCCAGTTACAGTTggtctttcattcttcttcattctAATTTTTATCCCACCTGACTTCTCTCGCAGAGCTTATTTCTCTTTCCCACATTCCACCTTTTTCATCCTTCTTgcaatctcttgtttttttttgaaCCAATGGAACATGCATAATTTGGCCTATTGATGGCTCGTTATTGCGCCTACAACACAATCATATTTCGAATCAAGTATGGGAAGACCAAGAAAGAATGATTTGTCCTAGGTGTAATTCTGTCTGATCTTTTACGCATTTGGATCGTGTAGATAATCAtgtgaaaaatttaataaatgaaactAGTTTTGGTCGTGTTATAACTATCGGCcaaattgatattaattagCATTTGATCACTAAGTTGATTGAACGTTAGAGATCCAAAACTcacatttcatttttcaattgggCCTCAAGATTGATGAACTGTCGGTTACTTATGTCATTATTGGTGATGTACATGTTACTTATCATGCCTTACTTGGAGACATTCCACTCCATAagtaaatcaagaaaaaaatgatttatctaATTTGACTGTCGCAAAATTTTCAACAACTTATTGATGGTGATAATGTGATTGCACAACATGTTAAAGCTCATATCATGATGCTCAAAGACAAATATTTGATGCAAGATACATTTGAAGCAAAGATTCATTTTATgtatctttattttatcaaatttaacagATTTACCATTAATGTCATCACCgacaaaatgaaaagaaaaaaaaagatcgaAAAAGAAGTATATGGTAAGATATGACATTGGTAGACCACATATCTACAAATCCCTGCGACGCCATtagcatatttatttataacaatGACAGAACAGAATTTATGACACCAACAATAATGCATTAATTCTACTATCCAACAAAGTTAGAGAAGCAAAAATGTAACGTTGGTAGAAGGCCACGTATAGCTTTACATGAACACAAGCATCTTGCACCAGCAGTGTCTAAGCTGAGAACcatatattgataaattaataacaaagaTAATGCGTCATGATGCTAGTTGAAAGAAAACACCCATAAGATGATTCAAATGTAGTAATTTGTATTGTTAAACACgatctgcatttttttttacttttatttaaatcacggAAAATCATTATTTCCATTCACATTCACAcacgaatatatatatatatatatatatatatatatatatatatatatatatatatatatatattgccatAAATACATATTAACCGccataaagttttaaaaaacaaaaaccgaAGAAGAAATTGTCTTTGGAAGTACAATTTCTTCGTATTAAAATCATCTTTTGAAACACAATTcacttatttttgtaattttttaaaaaaatctatctattttgataatttatggGGAAAAAATTGCATCATTACAGTATAAAAGTCAACAATCATTTTGAAAACACTGAAtgcccattttttttatcttatatattttgcaccccagataaaaaaaatccgtTCCATAAGTCATAAGATAATGTTTTTTACTATATCGTTATAGAAGTTATTCCATTAAACATCAAAGAAGTTAAAAACGAAGGTAAAGCGGCACATATAAAAAAACCACCCAGTCCAAATTAATCACGTAcagaaaatcaattataaaagcTAAACTTTATTAATTGGATGGTAATTCATCAATACAATCACCGAAATCACGTGATTTATTATTCATACTATATAACCTATGAGTGGGTAATAGTATTTGTGTATTCACTTATTTTAAACGGAGGGATATATAACCAATTAAGTCGATCTCTCCACTGGTGAGCACTTCAAGGGCAGAATGTGATGGCATAATCAGGCCTGTTGGAGCAAGTGAAAGTGCTGCTCTTATCATCGTAAGCGTAGGAATAAGCATCGGGACACTGCTCCTCGAAAATCTGAGAGTAGTTCGTAGGTGGACATGTTTCTGCGGTGTTGTTAGGTCCAGTGCAGCAATATCTATCTTCCTTAAAAGCCTCGCAAGCACTCTTGCAAGCGATGACGTTGCCATCGGACCCTTTGACTTGAAGCTCCGCAGGGCACACAGAGTTAATGTTCTTAGGGCAACTTGAGGTTTTGCAATCGCCACTCCCACCTTGTGGGGTTACGGACATGGGCACGTTGAAGCCATCCACGTTGCTCACGTCGTAGAAATCTTGCCCTCCGTTTGCTGCAACTGTGATTTCTACCAAAGTAGCTGGCGGGATTGCACCGGCACCGTTGCATGCGACTTGACCGGAGGCGCAATCGGCGGTGGCGCAGCTGAACCTTCCGTTGTTGTTGGAGCATCCTGTTCGGGCCCAGAACCGACCGGACCATGGAGATGGAAGGTCCACAGAGTTGGATGCTCCTGGACCCAACTCGAAACCAGTTGTTGATAATTGGGGCTTTTGGTCACCGGTTAGGGTTCCTGGCCATACCGTGTATGTGCACTTGttattgaaactaaccttggcTCCTTCAGCCGCTGCATACAAAACCAAAATCATCAGCTGCTACAagcatatttatatttatccaTAATGTTATAAATtccatataaatttattttgcagatttttttatatccttTGAGACGGCGGTTAGACTATGcttaaaaatgagtttttatataggggaaaagaatgaaaagagcatttttttttaataaatatcctTTAATTtgataacattttaaaataaaaaattaaaatgattaattaaaaaaataacatttttacatatatatttcaatttgttatcgcttttataaattaatattatataattctcttaactttaaaaaaattaattatttcatcaaAATTTTACTCTCAGACAAACCCTCTTAGGAGGGAAGAGTGAAATAATTAAGGGAAAAAAGAAagtgataaatataataagtaatATCATACAAGATAAAGAAGGtaaaaagagaattttttaGGATTTAAAGAATTAAGTTTGTATATAGATTTCAGTAAGACAAAGTTTATAGGGTTTATACCACCTAAAATAACGTGAcgaaaatatcataattcttTTTACTTGCTGCGGAAGAGATTTCATCTATTGCCAGCAGGCTTAACAACTTAATTATTTGATTCAGGCTGACGGATAGCGCATAATACCAATTAACATGAGAAATATGTCTACATTATAttcttaaataaatgaatgtaaTAAGTCTAAGTCGCGTCTATTAAGTAAAGCAAATAAGcaaagaaggaaataaaatgagaagtgTAATGTAGTTGAAATATATACCGTAGTAAAGGAATGCAAAGCAAAGACAGATAGCAACACGGGTGGTAGTCATTGTTGGATACTTCTCGTTTTGCAGGTGCAATGGTGAGTTTTGCATGGTTGGAGCCATGCTATTTATAGGCAACGAGGCTTGAATCTTCAACAATATAATTGTTACGTGGAACAATTCTGCTGCATTAAGACAAGACTATGAGTTAGTTCAAGGCTGCTGTCAACCTTGACCATAAAATGAGGCTGCTGTCATATATCCGCTGTGTAGAATTGTCTTAATATATCCCCCGGGATCAACGGCGAGAATGTTTCAATAGTTTTTTCACAAAGAAAATCCCTTCATCACGTAATCTTCTCGCTATAACATATACCTAGTTAAAATGCAAATGACGTGTGTTTATAAAGACGAAAGTTTTTTCCTAGTTAAAATGCAAATGATATCCAAAGCAATGTGATCACAAATAGTCTTCAATGATTCTAATTTACTTTCAAATTCCTCACTTCTAATCAAGACATTTGTTTTGGTTATGACcaataattatacttttaagtGGCAGTTAATCATTTATAGTTTTAATCATagagtatttttttcttatctttttgaaACCAAGATATATATGCAAAATATTTATCATcaacttttattgatgactcTTGTTAGTAGTAATTGACCGGTTATCTATAGTGGACCTCTTTCctctaaattatcttttttttatatcataattactC encodes the following:
- the LOC114369509 gene encoding thaumatin-like protein 1b, whose translation is MAPTMQNSPLHLQNEKYPTMTTTRVAICLCFAFLYYAAEGAKVSFNNKCTYTVWPGTLTGDQKPQLSTTGFELGPGASNSVDLPSPWSGRFWARTGCSNNNGRFSCATADCASGQVACNGAGAIPPATLVEITVAANGGQDFYDVSNVDGFNVPMSVTPQGGSGDCKTSSCPKNINSVCPAELQVKGSDGNVIACKSACEAFKEDRYCCTGPNNTAETCPPTNYSQIFEEQCPDAYSYAYDDKSSTFTCSNRPDYAITFCP